The proteins below come from a single Balaenoptera musculus isolate JJ_BM4_2016_0621 chromosome 1, mBalMus1.pri.v3, whole genome shotgun sequence genomic window:
- the SHC1 gene encoding SHC-transforming protein 1 isoform X3: MNKLSGGGGRRTRVEGGQLGGEEWTRHGSFVNKPTRGWLHPNDKVMGPGVSYLVRYMGCVEVLQSMRALDFNTRTQVTREAISLVCDAVPGAKGATRRRKPCSRPLSSILGRSNLKFAGMPITLTVSTSSLNLMAADCKQIIANHHMQSISFASGGDPDTAEYVAYVAKDPVNQRACHILECPEGLAQDVISTIGQAFELRFKQYLRNPPKLVTPHDRMAGFDGSAWDEEEEEPPDHQYYNDFPGKEPPLGGVVDMRLREGAPPGAARPTPPSAQTPSHLGATLPVGQPVGGDPEARKQMLPPPPCPAGRELFDDPSYVNVQNLDKARQAGGGAGPPNPAINGSAPRDLFDMKPFEDALRVPPPPQLVAMAEQLRGEPWFHGKLSRREAEALLQLNGDFLVRESTTTPGQYVLTGLQSGQPKHLLLVDPEGVVRTKDHRFESVSHLISYHMDNHLPIISAGSELCLQQPVERKL, translated from the exons ATGAACAAGCTGAGTGGAGGCGGCGGGCGCAGGACTCGGGTGGAAGGGGGCCAGCTGGGGGGCGAGGAGTGGACCCGCCACGGGAGCTTTGTCAATAAGCCCACGCGGGGCTGGCTGCATCCCAACGACAAAGTCATGGGACCCGGGGTTTCCTACTTGGTTCGG TACATGGGCTGTGTGGAGGTCCTGCAGTCAATGCGCGCCCTGGACTTCAACACCCGGACTCAGGTCACCAG GGAGGCCATCAGTCTGGTGTGTGACGCTGTGCCGGGTGCTAAGGGGGCAACAAGGAGGAGAAAG CCCTGTAGCCGTCCACTCAGCTCCATCCTGGGGAGGAGTAACCTGAAATTTGCTGGAATGCCAATCACTCTCACCGTCTCCACCAGCAGCCTCAATCTCATGGCCGCAGACTGCAAACAG ATCATCGCCAACCACCACATGCAATCCATCTCGTTTGCGTCTGGCGGGGACCCG GACACAGCCGAGTATGTCGCCTATGTTGCCAAAGACCCGGTGAATCAGAGAG CCTGCCACATCCTGGAGTGTCCCGAAGGGCTTGCTCAGGACGTCATCAGCACCATTGGCCAGGCCTTCGAGTTGCGTTTCAAACAATACCTCAGGAACCCGCCCAAGCTGGTCACCCCCCATGACAG GATGGCTGGCTTTGATGGCTCAGCttgggatgaggaggaggaagagccacCTGACCATCAGTACTATAATGACTTCCCTGGGAAGGAACCCCCTCTTGGGGGGGTGGTGGACATGCGGCTTCGGGAAGGAGCCCCCCCGGGGGCTGCTCGACCCACTCCACCCAGTGCCCAGACCCCTAGCCACCTGGGAGCCACGCTG CCAGTGGGGCAGCCTGTTGGAGGAGACCCAGAAGCCCGCAAACAGATGCTGCCGCCGCCACCCTGCCCAG CAGGCAGAGAGCTCTTTGATGATCCCTCCTATGTCAACGTCCAGAACCTAGACAAGGCACGGCAAGCAGGCGGTGGAGCCGGGCCCCCCAATCCTGCCATCAATGGCAGCGCGCCCCGAGACCTCTTTGACATGA AGCCCTTTGAAGATGCCCTGCGGGTGCCTCCACCTCCCCAGTTGGTGGCCATGGCTGAGCAGCTCCGAGGGGAGCCCTGGTTTCACGGGAAGCTGAGCCGGCGGGAGGCCGAGGCACTGCTGCAGCTCAACGGGGACTTCCTGGTGCGGGAAAGCACGACCACGCCTGGCCAGTATGTGCTCACTGGCCTGCAGAGTGGGCAGCCCAAGCACCTGCTACTGGTGGACCCTGAGGGTGTG GTTCGGACAAAGGATCACCGCTTTGAGAGTGTCAGTCACCTCATCAGCTACCACATGGACAATCACTTGCCCATCATCTCTGCGGGCAGCGAACTGTGTCTCCAGCAACCTGTGGAGCGGAAACTGTGA
- the SHC1 gene encoding SHC-transforming protein 1 isoform X2, with the protein MDLLPPKPKYNPLRNESLSSLEEGASGSTPPEELPSPSASSLGPMLPPLPGDDSPTTLCSFFPRMSNLKLANPAGGRLGPKGEPGRAAEDGEGIVGAAMPDSGPLPLLQDMNKLSGGGGRRTRVEGGQLGGEEWTRHGSFVNKPTRGWLHPNDKVMGPGVSYLVRYMGCVEVLQSMRALDFNTRTQVTREAISLVCDAVPGAKGATRRRKPCSRPLSSILGRSNLKFAGMPITLTVSTSSLNLMAADCKQIIANHHMQSISFASGGDPDTAEYVAYVAKDPVNQRACHILECPEGLAQDVISTIGQAFELRFKQYLRNPPKLVTPHDRMAGFDGSAWDEEEEEPPDHQYYNDFPGKEPPLGGVVDMRLREGAPPGAARPTPPSAQTPSHLGATLPVGQPVGGDPEARKQMLPPPPCPGRELFDDPSYVNVQNLDKARQAGGGAGPPNPAINGSAPRDLFDMKPFEDALRVPPPPQLVAMAEQLRGEPWFHGKLSRREAEALLQLNGDFLVRESTTTPGQYVLTGLQSGQPKHLLLVDPEGVVRTKDHRFESVSHLISYHMDNHLPIISAGSELCLQQPVERKL; encoded by the exons ATGGATCTCCTGCCCCCCAAGCCCAAGTACAACCCACTTCGGAATGAGTCTCTGTCATCGCTGGAGGAGGGAGCTTCAGGGTCCACCCCACCGGAGGAGCTGCCTTCCCCATCAGCCTCGTCTCTGGGGCCCATGCTGCCACCTCTGCCTGGGGATGATAGTCCCACTACCCTGTGCTCCTTCTTCCCCCGGATGAGCAACCTGAAGCTGGCCAACCCGGCTGGGGGGCGCCTGGGGCCGAAGGGGGAGCCAGGAAGGGCAGCCGAGGATGGGGAGGGGATCGTAGGGGCAGCCATGCCGGACTcaggccccctgcccctcctccaggacATGAACAAGCTGAGTGGAGGCGGCGGGCGCAGGACTCGGGTGGAAGGGGGCCAGCTGGGGGGCGAGGAGTGGACCCGCCACGGGAGCTTTGTCAATAAGCCCACGCGGGGCTGGCTGCATCCCAACGACAAAGTCATGGGACCCGGGGTTTCCTACTTGGTTCGG TACATGGGCTGTGTGGAGGTCCTGCAGTCAATGCGCGCCCTGGACTTCAACACCCGGACTCAGGTCACCAG GGAGGCCATCAGTCTGGTGTGTGACGCTGTGCCGGGTGCTAAGGGGGCAACAAGGAGGAGAAAG CCCTGTAGCCGTCCACTCAGCTCCATCCTGGGGAGGAGTAACCTGAAATTTGCTGGAATGCCAATCACTCTCACCGTCTCCACCAGCAGCCTCAATCTCATGGCCGCAGACTGCAAACAG ATCATCGCCAACCACCACATGCAATCCATCTCGTTTGCGTCTGGCGGGGACCCG GACACAGCCGAGTATGTCGCCTATGTTGCCAAAGACCCGGTGAATCAGAGAG CCTGCCACATCCTGGAGTGTCCCGAAGGGCTTGCTCAGGACGTCATCAGCACCATTGGCCAGGCCTTCGAGTTGCGTTTCAAACAATACCTCAGGAACCCGCCCAAGCTGGTCACCCCCCATGACAG GATGGCTGGCTTTGATGGCTCAGCttgggatgaggaggaggaagagccacCTGACCATCAGTACTATAATGACTTCCCTGGGAAGGAACCCCCTCTTGGGGGGGTGGTGGACATGCGGCTTCGGGAAGGAGCCCCCCCGGGGGCTGCTCGACCCACTCCACCCAGTGCCCAGACCCCTAGCCACCTGGGAGCCACGCTG CCAGTGGGGCAGCCTGTTGGAGGAGACCCAGAAGCCCGCAAACAGATGCTGCCGCCGCCACCCTGCCCAG GCAGAGAGCTCTTTGATGATCCCTCCTATGTCAACGTCCAGAACCTAGACAAGGCACGGCAAGCAGGCGGTGGAGCCGGGCCCCCCAATCCTGCCATCAATGGCAGCGCGCCCCGAGACCTCTTTGACATGA AGCCCTTTGAAGATGCCCTGCGGGTGCCTCCACCTCCCCAGTTGGTGGCCATGGCTGAGCAGCTCCGAGGGGAGCCCTGGTTTCACGGGAAGCTGAGCCGGCGGGAGGCCGAGGCACTGCTGCAGCTCAACGGGGACTTCCTGGTGCGGGAAAGCACGACCACGCCTGGCCAGTATGTGCTCACTGGCCTGCAGAGTGGGCAGCCCAAGCACCTGCTACTGGTGGACCCTGAGGGTGTG GTTCGGACAAAGGATCACCGCTTTGAGAGTGTCAGTCACCTCATCAGCTACCACATGGACAATCACTTGCCCATCATCTCTGCGGGCAGCGAACTGTGTCTCCAGCAACCTGTGGAGCGGAAACTGTGA
- the PYGO2 gene encoding pygopus homolog 2: MAASAPPPPDKLEGGGGPAPPPAPPSTGRKQGKAGLQMKSPEKKRRKSNTQGPAYSHLTEFAPPPTPMVDHLVASNPFEDDFGAPKVGGAAPPFLGSPVPFGGFRVQGGMAGQVPPGYGAGGGGGPQPLRRQPPPFPPNPMGPAFNMPPQGPGYPPPGNMNFASQPFNQPLGQNFSPPGGQMMPGPVGGFGPMISPTMGQPPRGELGPPSLPQRFAQPGAPFGPSPLQRPGQGLPSLPPNTSPFPGPDPGFPGPGGEDGGKPLNPPAPTAFPQEPHSGSPAAAVNGNQPSFPPNSSGRGGGTPDANSLAPPGKTSAGSGPQPPPGLVYPCGACRSEVNDDQDAILCEASCQKWFHRECTGMTESAYGLLTTEASAVWACDLCLKTKEIQSVYIREGMGQLVAANDG; encoded by the exons ATGGCCGCCTCGGCGCCGCCCCCACCGGACAAGCTGGAGGGAGGTGGCGGCCCCGCACCGCCCCCTGCGCCACCCAGCACCGGGAGGAAGCAGGGCAAGGCCG GTCTGCAAATGAAGAGCCCAGAAAAGAAGCGAAGAAAGTCAAATACTCAG ggccctgcataCTCACATCTGACGGAGTTTGCGCCACCCCCGACTCCCATGGTGGATCACCTGGTTGCATCCAACCCTTTTGAGGATGACTTCGGAGCCCCTAAGGTGGGGGGTGCAGCCCCTCCATTCCTTGGCAGTCCTGTCCCCTTTGGGGGTTTCCGTGTACAGGGGGGCATGGCAGGCCAGGTACCCCCAGGCTATGgcgctgggggtggaggaggcccCCAGCCTCTTCGTCGACAgcccccccctttccctcccaacCCCATGGGCCCTGCTTTCAACATGCCCCCACAGGGTCCTGGCTACCCTCCCCCAGGCAACATGAACTTTGCCAGCCAACCCTTCAACCAGCCTCTGGGTCAAAACTTTAGCCCGCCTGGTGGGCAGATGATGCCAGGCCCCGTGGGGGGATTTGGCCCCATGATCTCACCCACCATGGGACAGCCTCCCAGAGGGGAGCTGGgccccccttctctcccccaacGCTTTGCCCAGCCAGGGGCACCTTTTGGCCCTTCTCCTCTCCAGAGACCTGGTCAGGGCCTCCCCAGCTTGCCCCCCAACACAAGTCCCTTCCCTGGTCCGGACCCTGGCTTTCCTGGCCCTGGTGGTGAGGATGGGGGGAAGCCCTTAAATCCACCTGCTCCCACTGCTTTTCCCCAGGAGCCCCACTCAGGCTCCCCGGCTGCTGCTGTTAATGGAAATCAGCCCAGTTTTCCCCCAAACAGcagtgggcggggtgggggcaccCCAGATGCCAATAGCCTGGCACCCCCTGGCAAGACAAGTGCGGGCTCAgggccccagcctcccccaggccTGGTGTATCCATGTGGTGCCTGTCGGAGTGAGGTGAACGACGACCAAGATGCCATTCTGTGTGAGGCTTCCTGCCAGAAGTGGTTCCACCGCGAGTGCACTGGCATGACTGAGAGCGCTTATGGGTTGCTGACCACTGAGGCGTCTGCTGTCTGGGCCTGCGATCTCTGCCTCAAGACCAAGGAGATCCAGTCTGTCTACATCCGCGAGGGCATGGGGCAGCTGGTGGCTGCTAACGATGGGTGA
- the SHC1 gene encoding SHC-transforming protein 1 isoform X1, which produces MDLLPPKPKYNPLRNESLSSLEEGASGSTPPEELPSPSASSLGPMLPPLPGDDSPTTLCSFFPRMSNLKLANPAGGRLGPKGEPGRAAEDGEGIVGAAMPDSGPLPLLQDMNKLSGGGGRRTRVEGGQLGGEEWTRHGSFVNKPTRGWLHPNDKVMGPGVSYLVRYMGCVEVLQSMRALDFNTRTQVTREAISLVCDAVPGAKGATRRRKPCSRPLSSILGRSNLKFAGMPITLTVSTSSLNLMAADCKQIIANHHMQSISFASGGDPDTAEYVAYVAKDPVNQRACHILECPEGLAQDVISTIGQAFELRFKQYLRNPPKLVTPHDRMAGFDGSAWDEEEEEPPDHQYYNDFPGKEPPLGGVVDMRLREGAPPGAARPTPPSAQTPSHLGATLPVGQPVGGDPEARKQMLPPPPCPAGRELFDDPSYVNVQNLDKARQAGGGAGPPNPAINGSAPRDLFDMKPFEDALRVPPPPQLVAMAEQLRGEPWFHGKLSRREAEALLQLNGDFLVRESTTTPGQYVLTGLQSGQPKHLLLVDPEGVVRTKDHRFESVSHLISYHMDNHLPIISAGSELCLQQPVERKL; this is translated from the exons ATGGATCTCCTGCCCCCCAAGCCCAAGTACAACCCACTTCGGAATGAGTCTCTGTCATCGCTGGAGGAGGGAGCTTCAGGGTCCACCCCACCGGAGGAGCTGCCTTCCCCATCAGCCTCGTCTCTGGGGCCCATGCTGCCACCTCTGCCTGGGGATGATAGTCCCACTACCCTGTGCTCCTTCTTCCCCCGGATGAGCAACCTGAAGCTGGCCAACCCGGCTGGGGGGCGCCTGGGGCCGAAGGGGGAGCCAGGAAGGGCAGCCGAGGATGGGGAGGGGATCGTAGGGGCAGCCATGCCGGACTcaggccccctgcccctcctccaggacATGAACAAGCTGAGTGGAGGCGGCGGGCGCAGGACTCGGGTGGAAGGGGGCCAGCTGGGGGGCGAGGAGTGGACCCGCCACGGGAGCTTTGTCAATAAGCCCACGCGGGGCTGGCTGCATCCCAACGACAAAGTCATGGGACCCGGGGTTTCCTACTTGGTTCGG TACATGGGCTGTGTGGAGGTCCTGCAGTCAATGCGCGCCCTGGACTTCAACACCCGGACTCAGGTCACCAG GGAGGCCATCAGTCTGGTGTGTGACGCTGTGCCGGGTGCTAAGGGGGCAACAAGGAGGAGAAAG CCCTGTAGCCGTCCACTCAGCTCCATCCTGGGGAGGAGTAACCTGAAATTTGCTGGAATGCCAATCACTCTCACCGTCTCCACCAGCAGCCTCAATCTCATGGCCGCAGACTGCAAACAG ATCATCGCCAACCACCACATGCAATCCATCTCGTTTGCGTCTGGCGGGGACCCG GACACAGCCGAGTATGTCGCCTATGTTGCCAAAGACCCGGTGAATCAGAGAG CCTGCCACATCCTGGAGTGTCCCGAAGGGCTTGCTCAGGACGTCATCAGCACCATTGGCCAGGCCTTCGAGTTGCGTTTCAAACAATACCTCAGGAACCCGCCCAAGCTGGTCACCCCCCATGACAG GATGGCTGGCTTTGATGGCTCAGCttgggatgaggaggaggaagagccacCTGACCATCAGTACTATAATGACTTCCCTGGGAAGGAACCCCCTCTTGGGGGGGTGGTGGACATGCGGCTTCGGGAAGGAGCCCCCCCGGGGGCTGCTCGACCCACTCCACCCAGTGCCCAGACCCCTAGCCACCTGGGAGCCACGCTG CCAGTGGGGCAGCCTGTTGGAGGAGACCCAGAAGCCCGCAAACAGATGCTGCCGCCGCCACCCTGCCCAG CAGGCAGAGAGCTCTTTGATGATCCCTCCTATGTCAACGTCCAGAACCTAGACAAGGCACGGCAAGCAGGCGGTGGAGCCGGGCCCCCCAATCCTGCCATCAATGGCAGCGCGCCCCGAGACCTCTTTGACATGA AGCCCTTTGAAGATGCCCTGCGGGTGCCTCCACCTCCCCAGTTGGTGGCCATGGCTGAGCAGCTCCGAGGGGAGCCCTGGTTTCACGGGAAGCTGAGCCGGCGGGAGGCCGAGGCACTGCTGCAGCTCAACGGGGACTTCCTGGTGCGGGAAAGCACGACCACGCCTGGCCAGTATGTGCTCACTGGCCTGCAGAGTGGGCAGCCCAAGCACCTGCTACTGGTGGACCCTGAGGGTGTG GTTCGGACAAAGGATCACCGCTTTGAGAGTGTCAGTCACCTCATCAGCTACCACATGGACAATCACTTGCCCATCATCTCTGCGGGCAGCGAACTGTGTCTCCAGCAACCTGTGGAGCGGAAACTGTGA